The following proteins are co-located in the Vigna angularis cultivar LongXiaoDou No.4 chromosome 2, ASM1680809v1, whole genome shotgun sequence genome:
- the LOC108329791 gene encoding uncharacterized protein LOC108329791, whose translation MSQLQESSSLKRKRQQDLALVSGSMTDGERVLYNLIHSKKDMGMWTGDMKRETNLPDSIVKKSLKLLQSKNLIKEVVNIQNKGRKHYMAAEFEPSKEITGGDWYTQGSLDTYFINLVKDVCLKCIFRQKVATYDGILEWSRKSGVFTVEITAQQTDEILRALVLDDEIEEVKSTGIGDFSSVPVGRICYRCKRKGGIRGEQKPGAMASIPCGVCPRINFCTPDGIISPRTCVYYQKWLDF comes from the coding sequence ATGAGTCAATTGCAAGAATCTTCTTCACTTAAACGGAAGCGACAACAAGACTTGGCCTTAGTGTCGGGATCTATGACAGATGGTGAACGTGTACTGTATAATCTCATACATAGCAAGAAAGACATGGGAATGTGGACAGGGGACATGAAACGAGAAACGAACCTACCCGACAGCATAGTGAAGAAATCCTTAAAGTTGCTTCAATCCAAGAATCTGATAAAGGAGGTTGTTAACATTCAAAACAAAGGTAGAAAACACTACATGGCAGCGGAGTTTGAACCTTCCAAGGAAATCACTGGTGGGGATTGGTATACTCAAGGGAGTCTTGATACCTATTTCATAAACCTTGTAAAGGACGTGTGCTTGAAGTGCATTTTCAGGCAGAAAGTTGCAACATACGATGGAATTTTGGAGTGGAGCAGAAAGAGTGGTGTCTTCACGGTAGAAATCACAGCACAGCAAACAGATGAGATTTTGCGAGCTTTGGTTTTGGATGATGAGATTGAAGAAGTGAAGAGCACTGGAATAGGGGATTTTTCATCTGTTCCTGTTGGCAGAATTTGTTACAGATGCAAACGTAAAGGTGGCATCAGAGGGGAACAAAAACCAGGTGCCATGGCCTCCATTCCATGTGGAGTTTGTCCACGAATAAACTTCTGTACACCAGATGGCATTATCTCCCCAAGAACTTGTGTCTATTATCAGAAATGGTTGGACTTCTAA
- the LOC108327033 gene encoding uncharacterized protein LOC108327033 isoform X2, translating to MYNNVGMPPGGPQLHPQPPTSSQPNLFGNAFNAAGSGLIRGGLGAYGEKILGSSSEYVQSNGHWTRITEPVGGRLSYKPPIYDINAPDLYIPLMAFGTYVVLAGISLGLHGKFSPEALNWLFIKGLVGWFMQTGLLKVALLSLGTGEAPLLDIIAYAGYTFTGLCLAVCGRMIWSYSYYFLMLSTCLCMAVFLVKTMKRVLFAEVRSYDSSKHHYLLLFIALAQFPLFTWLGNITVNWLI from the exons ATGTATAATAATGTTGGGATGCCACCGGGGGGGCCTCAACTGCATCCTCAACCTCCTACGAGCTCACAACCTAATTTGTTTGGGAATGCATTTAATGCTGCTGGATCAGGACTCATTCGAGGTGGATTGGGTGCTTATGGAGAAAAAATATTAGGATCAAGTTCTGAGTACGTCCAAAGCAAT GGTCATTGGACTAGAATTACTGAACCCGTGGGAGGTAGGCTATCCTATAAACCACCAATCTATGACATAAATGCTCCAGACTTGTACATTCCATTAATGGCATTTGGTACCTACGTTGTTCTTGCCGGCATCTCACTTGGTTTACATGGAAA GTTTAGTCCTGAAGCTTTGAACTGGTTATTTATCAAGGGATTGGTTGGCTGGTTTATGCAAACTGGATTGCTTAAAGTTGCTTTACTTTCATTGGGCACTGGGGAAGCACCTCTATTGGACATTATAGCGTATGCTGGGTACACTTTTACGGGCTTATGTTTGGCTGTTTGTGGAAGAATGATATGGAGTTACTCCTACTACTTTCTGATGCTGTCGACCTGCTTATGTATGGCGGTGTTCTTGGTTAAAACAATGAAGAGAGTCCTTTTCGCTGAAGTCAGGAGTTATGACTCAAGCAAGCACCACTATCTCTTACTCTTCATTGCTTTGGCTCAGTTCCCATTATTCACATGGCTTGGAAACATTACTGTCAATTGGCTAATATAG
- the LOC108327033 gene encoding uncharacterized protein LOC108327033 isoform X1, translating into MYNNVGMPPGGPQLHPQPPTSSQPNLFGNAFNAAGSGLIRGGLGAYGEKILGSSSEYVQSNISRYFSDPQYYFQVNDHYVKNKLKVILFPFLHRGHWTRITEPVGGRLSYKPPIYDINAPDLYIPLMAFGTYVVLAGISLGLHGKFSPEALNWLFIKGLVGWFMQTGLLKVALLSLGTGEAPLLDIIAYAGYTFTGLCLAVCGRMIWSYSYYFLMLSTCLCMAVFLVKTMKRVLFAEVRSYDSSKHHYLLLFIALAQFPLFTWLGNITVNWLI; encoded by the exons ATGTATAATAATGTTGGGATGCCACCGGGGGGGCCTCAACTGCATCCTCAACCTCCTACGAGCTCACAACCTAATTTGTTTGGGAATGCATTTAATGCTGCTGGATCAGGACTCATTCGAGGTGGATTGGGTGCTTATGGAGAAAAAATATTAGGATCAAGTTCTGAGTACGTCCAAAGCAAT ATAAGCCGGTATTTCTCTGATCCCCAATACTACTTTCAAGTGAATGATCACTATGTTAAGAACAAATTAAAGGTTATTTTGTTCCCATTCCTGCACCGG GGTCATTGGACTAGAATTACTGAACCCGTGGGAGGTAGGCTATCCTATAAACCACCAATCTATGACATAAATGCTCCAGACTTGTACATTCCATTAATGGCATTTGGTACCTACGTTGTTCTTGCCGGCATCTCACTTGGTTTACATGGAAA GTTTAGTCCTGAAGCTTTGAACTGGTTATTTATCAAGGGATTGGTTGGCTGGTTTATGCAAACTGGATTGCTTAAAGTTGCTTTACTTTCATTGGGCACTGGGGAAGCACCTCTATTGGACATTATAGCGTATGCTGGGTACACTTTTACGGGCTTATGTTTGGCTGTTTGTGGAAGAATGATATGGAGTTACTCCTACTACTTTCTGATGCTGTCGACCTGCTTATGTATGGCGGTGTTCTTGGTTAAAACAATGAAGAGAGTCCTTTTCGCTGAAGTCAGGAGTTATGACTCAAGCAAGCACCACTATCTCTTACTCTTCATTGCTTTGGCTCAGTTCCCATTATTCACATGGCTTGGAAACATTACTGTCAATTGGCTAATATAG